A genome region from Thermococcus alcaliphilus includes the following:
- a CDS encoding DHH family phosphoesterase produces MAVKDCPECHGSGKVKSGEKECEVCNGWGYVPADFKLGDKLKGYRNLDYFGVEEEVEEIPCPECHGKGVVPVYDTCPTCGGTGRVLACDICGKIKEPWEPGMETSWVCPECERKYKVVYVLDKTCDYEDVEIGKIYKGVIERVERFGVFVKLNPHVTGLIKRKDLLGKKEYTPGEEILVQVLDVRPEKKEIDLIESALRHYKEVVVRKELPVTDIGALTKEMAGKTVRIRGKITQIQVTGGPTVFTITDGTGITWAAAFEAPGVRAYPNIEVGDIVEVIGKVSFHAGEIQIEISDMSRLWGPDATEVKKKIEEELNKRAQPEDVGFLVESEVLEKLKPKIMKAAFIIRKAIFEGRPIIVRHHADTDGYTAGLALEYAIVPLLEEISPDPQAKWKFFKRRPSRAPFYELEDVLKDIIFMIEDHERFGDPLPLLVIVDNGGTTEDIPAYKRIKAYGVPIVVIDHHDPRDFISEDKAAVDEYVDVHVNPHLVKRGYYELTAGMLATEIARFIYPPVEDKIKHLPAIAGTGDRSDAPEFQQYLKIAKESKGLEEEDLKKIAEVIDHEAYYWKFMDGHGIIDEILLLTGNLQRHRKLVDSIYPEVKAKQEKALKASLPHVKSIVLPNGIRFNTIDVELYAPKFEYPAPGKLSGLIHDYFKEQYGEDSPILTLAYGPDFAVVRASDGMQAYNFDLNEIIKILQEKLPDAGVEGGGHSFAGSIKFFEGKRKEVLEEFAKQVVKLKRS; encoded by the coding sequence ATGGCGGTGAAAGATTGTCCCGAGTGCCATGGAAGCGGGAAAGTAAAGAGTGGCGAGAAGGAATGTGAGGTGTGTAACGGTTGGGGTTATGTTCCGGCGGACTTTAAATTGGGAGACAAGCTTAAAGGCTACAGGAATTTGGATTATTTTGGAGTTGAAGAGGAGGTAGAAGAGATTCCTTGTCCAGAGTGCCACGGAAAAGGAGTTGTTCCTGTTTATGACACCTGTCCAACCTGTGGAGGAACTGGGAGAGTGTTAGCATGTGACATTTGTGGAAAGATTAAGGAGCCTTGGGAACCTGGGATGGAGACCTCATGGGTGTGTCCAGAGTGTGAAAGGAAGTACAAGGTGGTTTACGTTCTTGACAAGACCTGTGACTACGAGGATGTGGAAATAGGCAAGATTTACAAGGGTGTTATCGAGAGGGTGGAGCGGTTTGGGGTATTCGTAAAGCTCAATCCTCATGTGACAGGGTTAATAAAGAGGAAAGATCTTCTTGGAAAGAAGGAATACACCCCCGGGGAAGAGATTCTTGTTCAAGTATTAGATGTCAGACCTGAAAAGAAGGAAATAGACCTCATAGAATCCGCTTTGAGGCATTACAAGGAAGTAGTCGTTAGGAAAGAGCTTCCTGTTACGGATATTGGAGCATTAACCAAAGAAATGGCTGGAAAAACTGTAAGAATCAGGGGCAAGATAACCCAAATACAAGTTACCGGAGGTCCAACGGTCTTCACGATAACGGATGGTACAGGTATAACGTGGGCAGCCGCTTTTGAGGCACCGGGAGTTAGGGCTTATCCTAACATCGAAGTTGGGGATATAGTGGAAGTAATTGGGAAGGTCTCATTCCATGCAGGAGAGATTCAAATAGAAATAAGCGATATGTCCCGTCTATGGGGTCCAGATGCTACGGAGGTTAAGAAGAAGATAGAGGAAGAGCTCAACAAGAGGGCACAGCCTGAGGATGTTGGTTTTCTTGTTGAGAGCGAAGTCCTAGAGAAGCTCAAACCAAAGATCATGAAAGCCGCGTTTATAATAAGGAAGGCAATATTTGAGGGAAGGCCTATAATTGTGAGACACCACGCAGATACGGATGGCTATACAGCTGGTTTGGCTCTTGAATACGCTATAGTGCCACTATTGGAAGAGATTTCTCCAGATCCCCAGGCAAAATGGAAGTTCTTTAAGAGAAGGCCAAGCAGAGCCCCGTTTTATGAACTTGAGGATGTACTTAAGGACATAATCTTTATGATAGAAGATCACGAGCGCTTTGGAGATCCGCTTCCACTCCTTGTGATAGTCGATAACGGAGGTACAACCGAGGATATCCCCGCTTACAAGCGTATAAAAGCCTACGGGGTCCCAATAGTTGTTATTGACCACCACGATCCGAGAGACTTCATAAGCGAGGACAAGGCTGCAGTTGATGAATACGTTGACGTACACGTTAATCCTCACCTAGTAAAGAGGGGCTACTATGAGCTAACGGCGGGAATGCTTGCAACTGAAATAGCTCGCTTCATCTATCCACCGGTTGAGGACAAAATAAAGCACCTTCCGGCTATAGCTGGAACTGGAGATAGAAGCGACGCTCCAGAGTTCCAACAGTACCTCAAGATAGCCAAAGAAAGCAAAGGTCTTGAGGAAGAGGATTTGAAGAAAATAGCAGAGGTAATTGACCACGAAGCCTACTACTGGAAGTTCATGGATGGACATGGCATTATAGATGAGATCCTTCTCCTCACTGGCAACCTGCAGAGGCATAGGAAGCTAGTAGACTCAATCTACCCAGAGGTAAAGGCCAAGCAGGAGAAAGCCCTCAAGGCATCTCTGCCTCATGTTAAGAGCATTGTATTGCCAAATGGAATAAGATTCAACACTATCGATGTAGAGCTATATGCTCCAAAGTTTGAGTATCCGGCTCCAGGAAAGCTCAGCGGGCTGATCCATGATTACTTTAAGGAGCAATATGGAGAAGATTCTCCAATTCTAACCCTAGCTTACGGTCCAGATTTTGCAGTTGTTAGGGCAAGCGATGGAATGCAGGCGTACAACTTTGATCTCAATGAGATAATAAAAATACTCCAAGAAAAGCTCCCGGATGCCGGAGTTGAAGGCGGTGGGCATAGCTTTGCAGGTTCAATAAAATTCTTTGAGGGCAAGAGAAAGGAAGTTCTTGAGGAGTTTGCAAAGCAAGTTGTGAAGCTGAAGAGAAGTTAA
- a CDS encoding MFS transporter, producing the protein MKERKIFGISWNVFLLGIVSFLNDMSSEMIAPIVPTYLTDVLGIGKAASGSIMGLIESLSSLFKVLFGYVSDAFRKRKIFVALGYLLSTISKGALAFTRSWWDFLTLRVLDRVGKGIRTAPRDALIAESSEKGKSGKSFGFHRMMDTLGAVAGPLVAIGLLALLKSYPIKTAYRYVFLLSAVPGIVGVLLVLFLVKDKGEEVKKKIKGISALKSRSLRMFLVIVALAALGRYSYAFTLWKAKELGYSVLQGLGFYAVFNAIYALSAYPIGYYSDKVSKKAVITVGFGVAALASLLFAYSKSLPMLLLAFVSYGIYIAIEDTIPRAYMADLAGEFEKGTVIGAYHTVFGIFVFPASVIVGYLWQAYSLKVGFIYAAIINIVAMLLMAFLVKD; encoded by the coding sequence ATGAAAGAAAGAAAAATCTTTGGAATAAGCTGGAATGTTTTTCTCCTCGGAATTGTCAGCTTTCTCAACGATATGAGCAGTGAGATGATAGCACCGATAGTGCCTACCTACCTGACCGATGTATTGGGGATTGGAAAAGCGGCAAGCGGTTCGATTATGGGGCTTATAGAGAGCCTAAGTTCCCTTTTTAAGGTTCTATTTGGTTATGTAAGCGACGCATTTAGGAAAAGAAAAATCTTCGTCGCCCTTGGATACCTTCTCTCAACGATTTCAAAGGGAGCTTTAGCTTTTACACGTTCATGGTGGGACTTTTTAACTCTTAGGGTTTTGGATAGAGTTGGAAAAGGCATAAGAACTGCCCCTAGAGATGCCCTAATAGCAGAATCGAGTGAAAAAGGAAAGAGCGGCAAATCCTTTGGTTTCCACAGGATGATGGATACGCTTGGAGCAGTTGCCGGCCCTTTAGTTGCTATAGGTTTATTAGCGCTCTTAAAAAGCTACCCAATAAAGACGGCGTACCGCTATGTATTTCTGCTCTCAGCAGTCCCAGGTATTGTGGGAGTTCTTCTTGTGCTGTTTTTAGTCAAAGATAAGGGAGAAGAGGTTAAAAAGAAGATAAAAGGAATATCAGCCCTAAAGAGCAGAAGCCTTAGAATGTTCTTAGTTATTGTTGCCTTAGCTGCCCTTGGGAGATACAGCTATGCTTTTACCCTATGGAAAGCCAAAGAACTGGGCTACAGTGTTCTCCAAGGACTGGGATTCTATGCTGTGTTTAATGCAATATACGCCCTATCAGCATACCCTATAGGCTATTACTCGGATAAGGTCAGCAAAAAAGCCGTTATAACAGTAGGGTTTGGAGTTGCAGCATTGGCATCACTTCTTTTTGCATATTCCAAGAGCTTGCCGATGCTTCTTCTCGCTTTTGTATCCTATGGGATTTACATAGCAATCGAAGATACAATTCCAAGGGCATATATGGCAGACCTGGCAGGAGAATTCGAAAAGGGAACAGTAATAGGGGCATATCACACGGTCTTTGGGATTTTTGTTTTCCCTGCATCTGTAATAGTTGGCTATCTATGGCAGGCGTACTCCCTAAAAGTGGGCTTCATTTATGCCGCCATCATTAATATTGTGGCAATGCTCCTAATGGCTTTCCTTGTCAAAGACTGA
- a CDS encoding PaaI family thioesterase produces MEQRTHLLTSKEFVGEPVKIEKDYAEVKLKTREEMKVDEYGLVHGGFTFGLADYAAMLAVNEPTVVLGKAEVRFTKPVKVGDELLAKAKVEEDQGKKKIVFVEVFNQKGEKVLEGKFYCYVLEKHVLE; encoded by the coding sequence ATGGAGCAAAGGACACACCTCTTAACTTCAAAAGAGTTCGTTGGAGAGCCCGTAAAAATCGAAAAGGATTATGCAGAGGTAAAGCTCAAGACGAGAGAGGAGATGAAGGTCGATGAATATGGCTTAGTTCATGGTGGCTTTACCTTCGGGTTAGCTGATTATGCCGCAATGCTCGCTGTTAATGAACCCACAGTGGTGCTTGGAAAAGCAGAAGTGAGGTTCACAAAGCCGGTAAAAGTTGGAGATGAACTCCTTGCCAAGGCAAAAGTGGAGGAAGATCAAGGAAAGAAAAAGATTGTATTTGTTGAGGTCTTTAATCAGAAGGGAGAAAAAGTCCTTGAGGGCAAATTCTACTGTTATGTATTGGAAAAGCACGTTCTTGAATAG
- a CDS encoding 7-cyano-7-deazaguanine synthase: protein MLKCSLCIHDERTAKIKIVDGKPLCKECINYLAHKPDKEKIRAELEELMRKVDKAIVAFSGGKDSTVALYLARERYGVDVEAVMIDHGFIAREAVENAKRIAKHLEVPLTILHHDYSDIFREALLKGKSPCKKCSSRTMEKLRKYALRKGIKYIITGHELPFGHHPYRLMSDGIVQIRLLSLMSEEERFEILNKLPFKFPELAGYTTNCLILGPALRRYYEKHGYSFETRRIAALVRYGLIDKEKALKKVSKPEIPEELEKEIYKKLGIIQSK from the coding sequence ATGCTCAAATGCTCACTCTGCATACACGATGAGAGAACTGCAAAGATCAAAATCGTTGATGGAAAACCCCTCTGCAAGGAATGTATAAACTACCTAGCCCATAAGCCAGACAAAGAAAAAATACGGGCTGAACTTGAGGAGCTGATGAGAAAAGTGGACAAAGCCATAGTGGCTTTCTCAGGTGGTAAAGACAGCACGGTTGCCCTTTATCTTGCAAGGGAAAGATACGGTGTTGATGTTGAAGCTGTAATGATAGACCACGGCTTTATAGCGAGAGAAGCTGTAGAGAACGCAAAAAGAATAGCCAAACACCTCGAAGTGCCCTTGACGATTCTTCACCATGATTACTCTGACATCTTTAGGGAGGCTCTCCTTAAAGGCAAATCCCCATGCAAAAAGTGCTCCTCAAGGACGATGGAAAAGCTTAGAAAATACGCCCTAAGGAAGGGAATCAAATACATAATAACAGGACATGAGCTTCCTTTTGGTCATCATCCCTACAGACTGATGAGCGATGGAATAGTTCAAATCCGGTTGCTGAGCCTTATGAGTGAGGAAGAGCGCTTTGAAATTCTCAACAAGCTTCCTTTCAAGTTCCCTGAGCTTGCCGGCTACACAACCAACTGCCTAATCTTGGGCCCTGCACTCAGGAGATACTATGAGAAGCACGGCTACAGCTTTGAGACGAGGAGGATAGCGGCACTGGTGAGATATGGGTTAATTGACAAGGAGAAAGCCCTAAAAAAGGTTAGCAAACCGGAAATTCCTGAGGAACTTGAGAAAGAGATCTATAAAAAATTAGGAATCATCCAGAGCAAATGA
- a CDS encoding DUF2240 family protein: protein MEALKYAILYKGSNEFSKPELIGTIVLKLRLMDYNEAKALVEEAIKRGIIEQRGEKLIIKEDALKEEEKREDVFGEMIDYIAKKLGWSHLEVLEDLEKFSERYGDLDKKIVAYLYGLDKGIDMSKFKDKLEV from the coding sequence GTGGAGGCTTTGAAGTATGCAATCCTCTATAAGGGCTCGAATGAATTCTCAAAGCCTGAGTTAATAGGGACCATCGTGCTTAAACTCCGCCTTATGGATTATAATGAGGCTAAAGCCTTGGTTGAGGAAGCCATAAAGAGAGGCATTATTGAGCAAAGAGGGGAGAAGCTCATAATTAAGGAGGATGCTCTTAAAGAAGAGGAAAAGAGAGAGGATGTTTTTGGCGAGATGATAGACTACATTGCCAAAAAATTAGGCTGGAGCCATCTAGAAGTCCTCGAAGACTTGGAAAAGTTTTCTGAAAGATATGGGGATTTAGATAAGAAAATAGTTGCCTACCTCTATGGTTTGGACAAAGGGATTGATATGTCGAAGTTTAAGGACAAGCTGGAGGTGTGA
- the taw2 gene encoding tRNA(Phe) (4-demethylwyosine(37)-C(7)) aminocarboxypropyltransferase Taw2: MKRRKTQLIKPRIREILSKTLPPELVNLLPKHWVQLGDVLILPLREELLPYKYEIAKVYAEVLGVKTVLRKGKIGGEFRETNYEIIYGNDPVTIHKENGILYKFDASKVMFSPANVKERVRMASIAKPDELVVDMFAGIGHLSLPIAKHCGARVIAIEKSPYTFKFLVENIELNKVQDRMTAYNIDNREFKGENIADRILMGYVVKTHEFIPKALEIAKDEAVIHYHNTVPERLMPREPFETFQKIAKEHGYESELLESRIIKRYAPGVWHVVLDIRVFKK; encoded by the coding sequence ATGAAGAGAAGAAAGACCCAGCTCATAAAGCCTCGTATAAGGGAGATACTGAGCAAAACCCTTCCTCCCGAATTAGTGAACCTTCTTCCAAAACATTGGGTTCAGCTGGGAGATGTTTTAATCCTTCCCCTTCGAGAAGAGCTCTTGCCTTACAAGTATGAGATCGCAAAGGTCTATGCGGAAGTTTTGGGTGTCAAAACAGTCTTGAGGAAGGGAAAGATTGGCGGAGAATTCAGGGAGACTAACTATGAGATAATCTACGGAAACGATCCGGTAACGATCCACAAAGAGAACGGCATCCTCTACAAGTTTGATGCCTCTAAAGTCATGTTCTCCCCTGCAAATGTAAAGGAAAGGGTTAGAATGGCGAGCATTGCAAAGCCGGATGAACTTGTTGTAGATATGTTCGCAGGAATAGGTCACCTAAGCCTACCCATAGCAAAGCACTGCGGTGCTAGGGTAATAGCAATAGAAAAGAGCCCCTATACCTTTAAGTTCTTGGTCGAGAACATCGAGCTCAACAAAGTTCAGGACAGAATGACAGCCTACAACATAGATAACAGAGAATTCAAAGGGGAGAACATAGCCGATAGGATTTTGATGGGCTACGTTGTCAAAACGCATGAATTCATTCCGAAAGCTTTGGAGATAGCAAAGGATGAAGCGGTGATTCATTATCACAACACCGTTCCAGAGAGGCTTATGCCTAGGGAGCCCTTCGAGACCTTTCAAAAAATAGCCAAGGAACACGGCTATGAAAGCGAGCTCTTGGAGAGCAGGATAATCAAACGCTACGCTCCGGGAGTGTGGCACGTTGTTTTAGACATAAGGGTCTTCAAGAAGTAG
- a CDS encoding nicotinamidase yields the protein MEALIIVDMQRDFMPGGALPVPEGDKIIPTIEELIKKFEQRGALIVATRDWHPPNHISFKEQGGPWPRHCVQNTEGAEIVVSLPKDAIIISKADKPDKEAYSGFEGTELAEILKEKGVKKVYICGVATEYCVKATALDALKHGFEVYLIKDAVKGIKPEDEEKALKELEEKGAKIISSAEL from the coding sequence ATGGAGGCGTTAATAATAGTTGACATGCAGAGAGATTTCATGCCCGGCGGAGCCCTTCCGGTTCCAGAGGGAGACAAGATAATTCCAACTATTGAGGAGCTTATTAAGAAGTTCGAACAGAGGGGAGCCCTTATTGTTGCAACAAGGGACTGGCATCCGCCAAACCACATAAGCTTTAAGGAGCAAGGAGGTCCGTGGCCGAGGCATTGCGTTCAAAACACTGAAGGTGCTGAGATAGTGGTTAGTCTCCCCAAAGATGCAATAATCATTTCAAAGGCAGACAAACCCGACAAAGAAGCATATTCCGGCTTCGAAGGGACAGAACTTGCCGAGATTCTAAAAGAAAAGGGTGTCAAAAAGGTCTACATCTGTGGAGTTGCTACAGAGTACTGCGTTAAGGCAACCGCTTTGGATGCTCTAAAGCATGGCTTTGAAGTTTATCTTATTAAGGATGCCGTTAAGGGAATAAAGCCTGAGGACGAAGAAAAAGCCCTCAAAGAGTTAGAAGAAAAGGGGGCAAAGATAATCAGCTCTGCTGAGCTTTGA
- a CDS encoding AI-2E family transporter, whose amino-acid sequence MKAEEILWGVVALIILYLAWRTIAPLLSAIFFAAILAYAVLPIHKRLAKRVDSKKSALILTALLIGLSAVITAELVLIIKNLVVSFYEDIMTFISWSLTLELPFGTHDVLQRLYSQLTPKLAEYVQSYAFSIPKYLLQLVVFLAMFYAFLVNSEEIKRQVHALIPGGHEHLGEKLLKRADVTLQALIRAWLLLNIAKGIIMTLGFWGFGITDFPTALLAGLLTILFSFIPLFEGWMIWLVAAIYLLKQGDVLKAVAISIYGATLVSPLPDFTIRPKLVAKEAKLDEIMVLVGMIGGVWAFGVKGLIIGPIVLNLVSALLKEWKRIKAQQS is encoded by the coding sequence ATGAAAGCAGAGGAAATCTTATGGGGAGTTGTGGCGTTAATAATCCTTTATCTAGCATGGAGAACGATAGCCCCTCTTTTGTCTGCAATATTCTTTGCTGCCATTTTGGCCTATGCGGTCTTACCAATCCACAAACGCCTAGCAAAAAGAGTTGATAGCAAAAAATCCGCATTAATCCTTACTGCTCTTTTAATAGGGCTTTCAGCGGTTATCACAGCGGAGCTTGTGCTTATAATAAAGAACTTGGTAGTCTCGTTTTACGAAGATATAATGACCTTCATTTCTTGGAGCCTAACCCTTGAGCTGCCCTTTGGCACCCACGATGTGCTTCAAAGGCTCTACTCTCAGCTGACACCGAAGTTAGCCGAATACGTGCAGAGTTATGCGTTCTCAATACCAAAGTATCTCCTCCAGCTGGTGGTTTTCTTAGCTATGTTCTACGCCTTTCTTGTAAACTCCGAAGAAATAAAAAGGCAGGTACACGCTTTAATCCCTGGAGGGCATGAACATTTAGGGGAAAAACTCTTAAAGAGGGCAGATGTAACTCTGCAAGCTCTCATAAGAGCGTGGCTTCTCCTCAACATTGCCAAGGGAATCATAATGACTCTTGGCTTCTGGGGGTTCGGCATTACGGACTTTCCAACCGCCCTGCTAGCCGGGCTTTTAACGATACTCTTCAGTTTTATTCCCCTCTTCGAGGGATGGATGATATGGCTCGTTGCGGCTATATACCTATTAAAGCAAGGGGACGTGCTAAAAGCCGTCGCAATTTCCATTTACGGAGCGACACTTGTGTCTCCGCTTCCAGATTTCACAATAAGACCTAAGCTAGTTGCAAAAGAGGCTAAGCTCGATGAGATAATGGTTCTAGTTGGTATGATAGGTGGAGTATGGGCATTCGGAGTTAAAGGTCTGATAATCGGCCCAATAGTCCTTAACCTAGTCTCTGCGTTGTTAAAAGAGTGGAAAAGAATCAAAGCTCAGCAGAGCTGA
- a CDS encoding PadR family transcriptional regulator → MMRRIILGFMGLHILHHASKEPITGAFMMKELESHGYKVSPGTLYPLLQKMEKMGLLKSRWEVQNGRRVKLYEITQEGIEVLEEGKKKVKELCREILGDEK, encoded by the coding sequence ATGATGCGCCGTATTATTCTTGGCTTTATGGGACTGCATATACTCCACCATGCAAGCAAAGAGCCCATAACCGGAGCTTTCATGATGAAAGAGCTCGAATCTCATGGTTATAAGGTGAGCCCAGGAACGCTTTATCCTTTGCTTCAAAAAATGGAAAAAATGGGGCTTCTCAAGAGCAGATGGGAAGTCCAGAATGGAAGAAGGGTAAAGCTCTATGAAATAACCCAAGAGGGGATTGAAGTATTGGAAGAAGGAAAGAAGAAAGTGAAAGAGCTCTGCAGGGAAATTTTGGGTGATGAAAAATGA
- a CDS encoding asparaginase — MKRILIIGTGGTIASAKTDAGFKSVLTIDEILEKADIKLKNGYEIDTRNILNIDSTLIQPEDWERIAKEVYKALNDYDGIVITHGTDTLAYTASMLTFMIRGINKPVVLTGSMRPVTEEESDAPRNLKAAIRFAMEDVSGIFVAFMDKIMLGCRTSKIRALGLNAFMSINYPDVAYVKGEEVIYNLPQKRFKPKGEPMLDTKYEPKVVFIRLTPGLDGDAIDALVKAGYRGIVLEGYGAGGIPYRKRDILSKIREITPKIPVVMTTQALYDGVDLTKYEVGRKALEAGIIPAKDMTKETTITKLMWALGHTKNVEEVKEIMHTNYADEIEG; from the coding sequence ATGAAGAGGATTCTAATCATCGGAACTGGAGGAACTATAGCGAGCGCAAAAACCGATGCCGGATTTAAAAGCGTCCTCACAATAGATGAGATCCTTGAAAAAGCTGACATAAAGCTGAAAAACGGTTATGAAATAGACACGAGGAACATTTTAAATATCGACAGCACCCTTATTCAGCCCGAAGACTGGGAGAGAATAGCAAAAGAAGTATACAAAGCCTTAAACGATTACGATGGAATAGTCATAACACACGGGACTGACACCTTAGCTTATACTGCCTCCATGCTCACTTTTATGATTAGAGGCATTAACAAACCCGTGGTTTTAACCGGTTCAATGCGCCCAGTTACTGAAGAAGAAAGTGATGCCCCAAGAAATCTGAAAGCCGCTATAAGATTTGCAATGGAAGACGTTTCAGGAATTTTTGTGGCTTTTATGGATAAGATAATGCTCGGATGCAGAACTTCTAAAATAAGAGCCCTCGGCTTAAATGCCTTTATGAGCATAAACTATCCCGATGTTGCTTATGTAAAAGGAGAAGAAGTTATTTACAACCTTCCCCAAAAGAGATTCAAACCAAAAGGAGAACCCATGCTTGATACAAAATACGAGCCAAAGGTGGTCTTCATTAGACTCACCCCAGGATTAGATGGAGATGCAATAGATGCCCTTGTAAAAGCTGGATACAGAGGCATAGTGCTCGAAGGTTACGGGGCTGGGGGAATTCCCTATAGAAAGAGAGACATCCTAAGCAAGATAAGGGAAATTACCCCCAAAATCCCAGTAGTCATGACCACACAAGCCCTTTACGATGGGGTTGATCTGACTAAATATGAAGTTGGGAGAAAAGCCCTTGAGGCAGGGATTATTCCAGCAAAGGACATGACAAAGGAAACAACAATAACAAAGCTCATGTGGGCTCTGGGACATACAAAAAACGTTGAAGAAGTGAAAGAGATAATGCACACAAACTACGCCGATGAAATAGAGGGTTAA